In Aspergillus fumigatus Af293 chromosome 2, whole genome shotgun sequence, a genomic segment contains:
- the cdc48 gene encoding AAA family ATPase CDC48 — protein sequence MSAEPDHAHDKKRVHLHDASGAEKKEELDTSTAILKKKKKPNSLIVTDAVNDDNSVIALSNNTMETLQLFRGDTVLVKGKKRKDTVLIVLADDDLDDGSARINRVVRHNLRVKHGDIITVHPCPDIKYAKRIAVLPIADTVEGLTGSLFDVYLAPYFREAYRPVKQGDLFTVRGGMRQVEFKVVEVDPPEYGIVAQDTIIHCEGEPIQREDEEGNLNEVGYDDIGGCRKQMAQIRELVELPLRHPQLFKSIGIKPPRGILMYGPPGTGKTLMARAVANETGAFFFLINGPEIMSKMAGESESNLRKAFEEAEKNSPAIIFIDEIDSIAPKREKTNGEVERRVVSQLLTLMDGMKARSNVVVMAATNRPNSIDPALRRFGRFDREVDIGIPDPTGRLEILSIHTKNMKLAEDVDLETIAAETHGYVGSDLASLCSEAAMQQIREKMDLIDLDEDTIDAEVLDSLGVTMENFRYALGVSNPSALREVAVVEVPNVRWEDIGGLEEVKRELIESVQYPVDHPEKFQKFGLSPSRGVLFYGPPGTGKTMLAKAVANECAANFISVKGPELLSMWFGESESNIRDIFDKARAAAPCVVFLDELDSIAKSRGGSVGDAGGASDRVVNQLLTEMDGMTSKKNVFVIGATNRPEQLDAALVRPGRLDTLVYVPLPDQASRESILRAQLRKTPVAPDVDIPFIASKTHGFSGADLGFVTQRAVKLAIKESIAAEIERQKQREAAGEDIKMDDEGEEEDPVPQLTRAHFEEAMKSARRSVSDVEIRRYEAFAQSLKNSGGSSFFRFPSSGEIQNNDTFGDAGNDDSLYD from the exons ATGAGCGCAGAACCAGACCACGCTCATGATAAGAAGAGGGTGCACCTCCA CGACGCCTCGGGCGccgagaagaaagag GAGCTCGATACCTCTACAGCCAtcctcaagaagaagaagaagcccaaCTCGTTGAT TGTGACCGATGCCGTCAACGATGACAACTCAGTCATTGCCCTTTCCAACAATACCATGGAGACGCTTCAGCTATTCCGTGGTGACACAGTGTTGGTGAAGGGCAAGAAACGGAAGGATACCGTTTTGATTGTgcttgctgatgatgacctggatgatggaagcGCCCGCATCAACCGTGTTGTGAGGCACAATCTGCGTGTCAAGCACGGTGACATCATCACCGTTCACCCTTGCCCAGATATCAAATAT GCCAAGCGGATTGCCGTCCTTCCCATTGCAGACACCGTAGAGGGTCTGACTGGATCCCTTTTCGACGTCTACCTCGCCCCATACTTCCGTGAAGCCTACAGACCCGTGAAACAGGGTGATTTGTTCACAGTACGTGGAGGTATGAGACAGGTGGAGTTTAAGGTTGTTGAGGTCGATCCCCCAGAGTATGGTATTGTCGCACAAGATACCATCATCCACTGCGAGGGCGAGCCCATCCAGcgggaggatgaggagggcaaCCTGAACGAGGTCGGTTATGACGATATCGGTGGTTGCAGAAAGCAGATGGCACAGATCCGTGAATTGGTCGAGTTGCCTCTGCGTCATCCTCAGCTGTTCAAGTCCATCGGTATCAAGCCACCCCGTGGTATTCTGATGTACGGTCCCCCTGGTACCGGTAAGACACTGATGGCTCGTGCCGTGGCGAACGAGACTggtgccttcttcttcctgatcaaTGGTCCCGAAATCATGTCCAAGATGGCCGGTGAATCCGAGTCGAATTTGCGCAAGGCGTTCGAGGAGGCTGAGAAAAACTCTCCCGCCATTATCTTCATTGACGAAATCGACTCCATCGCGCCTAAGCGTGAGAAGACCAACGGAGAGGTCGAGCGCCGTGTCGTCTCTCAACTCCTGACTCTGATGGACGGCATGAAGGCTCGTTCCAACGTCGTCGTCATGGCTGCTACTAACCGCCCCAACTCCATCGACCCTGCCCTTCGTCGTTTCGGCCGTTTCGACCGTGAAGTGGATATCGGTATCCCAGACCCCACTGGCCGTCTCGAGATCCTGTCCATTCACACCAAGAACATGAAACTTGCTGAGGACGTCGATCTGGAGACCATTGCGGCCGAGACTCACGGCTATGTCGGTTCCGATCTTGCCTCTCTCTGCTCTGAGGCCGCTATGCAGCAGATTCGTGAGAAGATGGATCTGATCGATCTTGACGAGGACACTATCGACGCAGAGGTGCTTGACTCCCTTGGTGTTACAATGGAGAACTTCCGTTACGCCCTCGGCGTTTCCAACCCCTCTGCTCTTCGCGAGGTTGCTGTTGTCGAGGTTCCCAATGTCCGTTGGGAGGATATTGGTGGTCTGGAGGAGGTCAAGCGCGAGCTCATCGAGAGCGTCCAATACCCTGTGGATCACCCCGAAAAGTTCCAGAAGTTCGGCCTTTCGCCATCCCGTGGTGTTCTGTTCTATGGTCCTCCTGGTACTGGTAAGACCATGCTTGCCAAGGCCGTGGCGAACGAGTGTGCTGCCAACTTCATCTCAGTCAAGGGACCTGAGCTTCTGAGCATGTGGTTCGGTGAGTCTGAGAGCAACATCCGGGACATTTTCGACAAGGCCCGTGCTGCTGCGCCTTGCGTCGTTTTCCTTGACGAGTTGGATTCGATCGCCAAGTCCCGTGGTGGCTCCGTCGGTGACGCTGGTGGTGCATCTGACCGTGTGGTCAACCAGCTTCTTACTG AAATGGACGGCATGacgtcgaagaagaatgtGTTCGTCATCGGTGCTACCAACAGACCTGAGCAGCTTGATGCTGCCCTGGTTCGTCCTGGTCGTCTCGATACCCTGGTCTACGTACCTCTGCCCGATCAGGCTTCTCGTGAGAGCATTCTCAGGGCTCAGCTCCGCAAAACCCCTGTCGCCCCCGACGTTGATATCCCCTTCATTGCCAGCAAGACTCATGGATTCTCTGGTGCCGATCTTGGATTTGTCACCCAGCGCGCCGTCAAGCTGGCCATCAAGGAATCCATTGCCGCTGAAATTGAGCGCCAGAAGCAGCGTGAGGCTGCTGGAgaggatatcaagatggatgatgagggcgaggaggaggacccGGTGCCCCAGCTCACCCGTGCTCACTTCGAGGAGGCTATGAAGTCGGCTCGCCGCTCCGTCAGCGATGTGGAGATTCGCCGTTACGAGGCTTTCGCTCAGAGCCTGAAGAACTCCGGTGGCAgcagcttcttccgcttccccTCTTCGGGTGAGATCCAAAATAACGACACGTTCGGTGATGCCGGCAATGATGACAGCCTCTACGACTAA
- a CDS encoding adaptor protein STE50 — translation MSLHTSYHADSDADDEYERSVITSPHLATDSEASPSDSEFPSAEHTPRTFANPEEDPRSPKTIITEWTAEECANWLAALGLRQYCATFLENEIVGEALIALKHEELKEMGITSVGHRLTILKSVYETKVKQDIPLDPDHYIPLSADQSMNETATQEDIARLIQSIRLRDEKIVSVESELRRVAEEYRRLREELLPVFKMAKDRSQPLPPPSSAGPGADGHHEGQTLVSPSGNTLIERAASGISRTFSKRVYTGGSTPKNNSPTHIPPSIHEGRPYNDNGGLDPSAAANSSHLSALNGKPQLSPGMPSPTSPGAHYGAHQTLASRSYTQPNSGRTGYDHPEDTPTAQSRPDRLNPTPTQASRPDVPTRSDSRAGADPPSVEIFKSFRVSMDDPCHKVLPAALKKYNINADWKQYALYIVYGDQERCLGLEERPLILFKQLEKEGRKPMFMLRKQLHPIDNAYTSGGSAPNSAGFEGRQGQINLPGGVL, via the exons ATGTCTCTGCATACATCCTACCATGCGGACTCCGACGCGGATGATGAGTACGAACGGAGTGTGATTACCTCCCCTCATCTAGCGACCGATTCTGAGGCTTCTCCCTCCGACTCCGAATTCCCTTCAGCCGAACACACTCCTAGGACATTTGCAAATCCCGAGGAAGATCCTCGATCGCCGAAGACTATCATTACAGAGTGGACCGCTGAGGAGTGCGCAAACTGGCTTGCTGCCCTTGGTCTCCGTCAGTACTGCGCAACTTTTCTTG AGAACGAAATCGTCGGCGAAGCATTGATTGCGCTCAAACACGAGGAATTGAAAGAGATGGGCATCACCAGTGTTGGGCACCGATTGACCATTTTGAAGAGTGTATACGAGACTAAAGTCAAGCAAGACATTCCCCTCGACCCTGACCACTACATACCTCTTT CGGCGGACCAAAGCATGAACGAAACGGCCACACAAGAGGACATTGCTCGTTTGATACAATCGATCCGGTTACGAGATGAAAAAATCGTCAGTGTCGAGTCGGAGTTGCGGCGCGTTGCAGAGGAGTATCGCCGGCTTCGCGAAGAGCTTCTTCCTGTCTTCAAAATGGCCAAGGATCGATCACAGCCACTCCcacctccatcatcagcagGCCCGGGAGCGGATGGCCACCACGAAGGCCAAACCCTTGTGTCGCCCTCTGGAAACACCTTGATTGAGCGCGCAGCGTCCGGAATCTCGCGGACTTTCTCCAAGCGTGTCTACACGGGGGGGTCCACACCGAAAAATAACTCGCCTACGCATATCCCTCCATCAATACACGAAGGACGACCGTACAACGACAACGGTGGACTGGACCCTTCTGCTGCCGCGAATTCGTCCCATCTTAGCGCCTTGAACGGCAAGCCACAGTTGTCACCGGGCATGCCATCGCCAACGTCTCCTGGCGCTCACTACGGTGCTCATCAGACGCTTGCATCACGTTCTTACACACAACCGAATTCGGGTCGCACAGGCTATGATCATCCCGAAGATACTCCGACAGCACAATCACGTCCCGATCGGTTGAATCCAACCCCCACACAAGCGTCACGCCCTGATGTTCCCACACGGTCTGATTCCCGAGCGGGTGCGGATCCACCTAGCGTCGAGATCTTCAAGTCATTCCGTGTTTCCATGGATGACCCTTGTCATAAAGTTCTTCCCGCCGCACTCAAAAAGTACAATATCAACGCCGATTGGAAGCAGTATGCATTGTACATTGTGTACGGTGATCAAGAACGATGCCTAGGACTGGAGGAGCGGCCGCTTATTCTTTTCAAGCAGCTCGAGAAGGAGGGGAGAAAACCGATGTTCATGCTACGAAAACAGCTGCATCCCATTGACAACGCTTACACCAGCGGGGGCTCTGCCCCCAATAGTGCAGGTTTCGAGGGCAGACAAGGCCAGATCAACCTACCTGGCGGCGTTTTGTGA